A window of the Pseudoalteromonas sp. A25 genome harbors these coding sequences:
- a CDS encoding carboxylate/amino acid/amine transporter — MLYLIVVTLVWAFSFSLIGVYLAGQVDAWFSVLTRIALAACVFLPLLRIPPNNKALVVKLMCIGAIQLGVMYGFYYHSFLYLSVPEVLLFTVMTPLYITLLNDFLSRHFNGRFLLVALVAVIGAIAIRYEGIDGQFIFGMLLVQGANLCFATGQVAYKRVMQDSKLAQHSVFGWFFIGALIVSLICYILFGNSTRLPTSITQWGILVYLGVIASGLGYFAWNKGATQVDVGALAVMNNMLIPAGIIVNILIWNRDADILRLSIGGAIIMVALWLNHRLQDVSHSD; from the coding sequence ATGCTGTATTTAATCGTCGTCACCTTGGTTTGGGCGTTTTCGTTTAGTTTAATAGGTGTTTATCTGGCTGGCCAAGTCGATGCGTGGTTTAGTGTACTTACACGTATCGCTTTAGCCGCTTGTGTTTTTCTTCCACTGCTGAGAATCCCCCCAAATAATAAAGCGTTAGTGGTTAAGTTAATGTGTATCGGTGCCATTCAACTGGGGGTAATGTATGGCTTTTACTACCATTCATTTTTGTATCTGAGTGTGCCCGAAGTACTACTATTTACAGTAATGACGCCTTTATATATTACCTTATTAAATGACTTTTTGAGTCGGCATTTTAATGGTCGATTTTTGTTGGTTGCACTTGTGGCGGTGATTGGGGCTATCGCTATTCGTTATGAAGGCATTGATGGTCAATTTATTTTTGGCATGCTGTTGGTACAAGGGGCAAATTTGTGTTTTGCTACGGGGCAGGTGGCATATAAGCGTGTCATGCAAGATAGCAAACTTGCACAACACAGTGTGTTTGGTTGGTTTTTTATAGGCGCATTAATAGTTTCGCTTATTTGTTATATTTTATTTGGAAATAGTACGCGTTTGCCAACGAGTATAACTCAGTGGGGCATACTCGTGTATCTTGGCGTGATCGCTTCTGGGCTTGGCTATTTTGCTTGGAACAAAGGGGCCACACAAGTTGATGTGGGCGCTTTGGCTGTAATGAATAATATGCTTATTCCTGCTGGTATTATTGTTAATATACTAATTTGGAACCGAGATGCCGATATTTTAAGGCTAAGTATCGGTGGTGCAATCATTATGGTCGCACTTTGGCTTAATCATCGACTGCAAGATGTCTCTCACTCTGATTAA